One genomic window of uncultured Erythrobacter sp. includes the following:
- a CDS encoding DUF1761 domain-containing protein — protein MNDFAVWPVLAGAAAFFVVGAIWYGALFSKAWQNAAGMSDEDVQSGNMALIFGLTFLFEMLIAMVLWHLVARTNPAPHVVMMMSVGFAVGVMVPAVGIHYLYLRKTLKHFLIDAGHMIVGMAVMGGVFLLFRQGP, from the coding sequence ATGAACGATTTCGCAGTGTGGCCGGTGCTCGCTGGAGCAGCCGCGTTCTTCGTCGTTGGAGCCATCTGGTACGGCGCGCTCTTCAGCAAAGCGTGGCAAAATGCTGCGGGCATGTCTGACGAAGATGTACAGAGCGGCAATATGGCGCTCATTTTCGGGCTGACATTCCTGTTCGAAATGCTGATCGCGATGGTGCTGTGGCACCTCGTCGCACGGACCAATCCAGCGCCGCATGTCGTGATGATGATGTCGGTCGGTTTCGCGGTCGGCGTGATGGTTCCGGCGGTGGGAATTCACTACCTTTATCTGCGCAAGACGTTGAAGCATTTCCTGATCGATGCCGGACACATGATTGTCGGCATGGCGGTGATGGGCGGGGTGTTTTTGCTCTTCAGACAGGGGCCTTAA
- a CDS encoding TrkA family potassium uptake protein, which translates to MAKRDVDRIFSGNTPKRRKKKRFKPLRRAVRLPIWGDLSIRLGAALVLIFIVIMIHWFDREGLVDNLDGEVSFLDVVYFTMISITTTGFGDIAPISDRARLVEAVIVTPIRFAVFFIFVGTAYNFIIKRSWEKWRMAKIQEQLSGHVVVLGYGVSGSQSVEELIERGSDPSNIVVVDPSEERLHEAEKLGVNVMAADATRDETLKAVRIHEADSVLVSAGRDDTSILIVLTVRHLAPKVPISVVVRADDNELLARQAGANNVINPVRFTGLLLAGSAQGAHIADYLADLASVTGRVQLVERVVEEEECGCSISELQTGGRGLRIYRNGRAIGFWEDECQNLQAGDIIVEIVPTENGNSRGDGHSNGNGGS; encoded by the coding sequence ATGGCGAAGCGCGACGTGGATCGTATCTTTTCGGGCAACACGCCCAAGCGCCGCAAGAAAAAGCGGTTCAAACCGCTGCGCCGTGCAGTGCGTCTGCCGATTTGGGGCGATTTGAGCATCCGCCTCGGCGCGGCGTTGGTTCTGATCTTCATCGTCATCATGATCCACTGGTTCGATCGCGAAGGGCTGGTCGACAATCTCGATGGCGAGGTCAGTTTTCTCGACGTCGTTTATTTCACCATGATCTCGATCACCACCACCGGCTTTGGTGACATCGCCCCGATCAGCGACCGTGCGCGGCTTGTGGAGGCAGTTATCGTGACACCCATCCGATTTGCGGTGTTCTTCATTTTTGTGGGCACCGCCTACAATTTCATCATCAAGCGCAGCTGGGAGAAGTGGCGCATGGCCAAGATCCAGGAACAACTCAGCGGCCATGTGGTCGTGCTCGGCTACGGCGTATCGGGCTCGCAGAGCGTCGAGGAACTGATCGAGCGCGGCAGCGATCCGAGCAATATCGTTGTTGTCGATCCAAGCGAGGAACGGCTGCACGAGGCCGAAAAGCTCGGAGTCAATGTGATGGCCGCCGATGCGACCCGCGACGAGACGCTGAAGGCAGTGCGCATCCATGAAGCGGACAGTGTGCTGGTGTCGGCGGGGCGGGACGACACTTCGATCCTGATCGTGCTGACCGTGCGCCATCTCGCGCCCAAGGTGCCGATCAGCGTGGTCGTGCGCGCAGACGACAATGAGCTGCTGGCGCGGCAGGCTGGTGCAAACAATGTCATCAATCCGGTGCGTTTCACAGGACTGCTGCTCGCAGGCTCAGCGCAAGGCGCCCACATAGCAGACTATTTGGCCGACCTCGCTTCGGTGACCGGCCGCGTGCAACTGGTCGAACGCGTGGTCGAAGAAGAAGAATGCGGCTGCTCGATTTCGGAACTGCAAACCGGCGGACGCGGCCTGCGAATCTACCGCAATGGGCGTGCCATCGGGTTCTGGGAAGACGAATGTCAGAACCTGCAAGCGGGCGATATCATCGTAGAGATTGTCCCGACCGAAAATGGCAATTCTCGCGGTGATGGACACTCCAACGGAAATGGGGGCAGTTAA